The following proteins are co-located in the Fusobacteria bacterium ZRK30 genome:
- the secE gene encoding preprotein translocase subunit SecE: MNTLLQNVKTEYKKVVWPNKDETVKSTLLVAAMSVAVSVYVGAFDVIASRILRMIGTFFGG; the protein is encoded by the coding sequence ATGAATACTTTGTTACAGAACGTTAAGACTGAATATAAGAAAGTTGTATGGCCTAACAAAGATGAAACTGTTAAGTCAACATTACTTGTTGCAGCTATGAGTGTCGCGGTGAGTGTCTATGTAGGTGCTTTTGACGTGATAGCTTCGAGGATACTTAGGATGATAGGTACCTTTTTTGGAGGGTAA
- the rpmG gene encoding 50S ribosomal protein L33 — translation MRVNILMECTECKRRNYSTSKNKKNTDGRIELKKYCKWDKKVTMHKETKK, via the coding sequence ATGAGAGTAAACATTTTAATGGAATGTACAGAATGTAAGAGAAGAAACTACAGTACTTCTAAAAACAAAAAAAACACGGATGGTAGAATTGAATTAAAAAAATACTGTAAGTGGGACAAAAAAGTAACTATGCATAAAGAAACTAAGAAGTAA
- a CDS encoding outer membrane beta-barrel protein produces the protein MKRILVVLMFTAMSLNALALDIWVKGGVIQGTGSKQMEDPGYNAGLELSQGFLGFVDLGAGVAYNGNLKYDDNSDQKNIGYDLAPVYVFAKFNIIPVAVKPYVVARLGKNFVVNDSTDYHGKSEADGGAYGAVGVGVEFLDSFQGELLYSISEVKNNPSGKDNVEMVSLTLGYNFW, from the coding sequence ATGAAGAGAATTTTAGTTGTGTTGATGTTTACTGCAATGTCGTTAAATGCTCTGGCTTTAGACATATGGGTAAAAGGTGGGGTTATTCAAGGTACAGGAAGTAAACAGATGGAAGATCCGGGCTATAATGCCGGGTTGGAACTTAGTCAGGGATTCTTAGGTTTTGTAGACCTGGGAGCAGGTGTGGCTTATAATGGAAACTTAAAATATGATGATAATTCTGATCAAAAAAATATTGGATATGATCTGGCTCCTGTATATGTATTTGCGAAATTTAATATCATACCGGTAGCTGTAAAGCCCTATGTAGTGGCTAGACTAGGGAAAAACTTTGTGGTAAATGATAGTACAGATTACCATGGGAAATCTGAAGCTGACGGAGGCGCCTACGGAGCTGTAGGAGTAGGAGTAGAATTCTTGGATTCCTTCCAGGGAGAACTTCTTTACTCAATCTCTGAAGTGAAAAATAATCCCAGTGGAAAAGATAATGTAGAGATGGTGTCGCTGACTTTAGGGTATAATTTCTGGTAA
- the leuS gene encoding leucine--tRNA ligase, which translates to MREYMFNEIEKNLQKTWDGKKIFETKNKVEGKENYYVLEMLPFPSGKLHMGHVRNYTIGDVIARYKTMKGYNVLHPMGWDSFGLPAENAAIQNGAHPAEWTVKNIEYMKDQLKMLGLSYDWDREIASYKPDYYKWNQWIFKKMYENDLVYRKKSTVNWCPKCDTVLANEQVEDGKCWRHGDTDVIQKDLTQWFFKITKYADELLKGHQEIKEGWPEKVITMQKNWIGKSFGTEISFNLEGSEEKLPMFTTRIDTLYGVTYCVIAPEHPMVAEILAEKPEIKDTVEAMKNEDMIARTAEGKEKNGVFTGRYLINPINGEKVELWIADYVLMNYGTGAVMAVPAHDERDFAFAKKYDLPMKVVINPIEKKTKKEIKIDVKEMEDAFVGKGIMTNSDKFDGIPSKEALTKVAEHVEELGFGERTVKYRLKDWGVSRQRYWGTPIPAIYCDKCGIVMESDENLPVKLPMDIKFSGNGNPLETSEEFKNATCPTCGGAAKRETDTMDTFVDSSWYYLRYCDPKNTDLPIDKNIADSWSPVDQYIGGVEHAVMHLLYSRFFHKVLRDMGLLSTDEPFKRLLTQGMVLGPSYYEKSTGTYLFPNETETKDEKFYSKTTGEELVVKVEKMSKSKNNGVDPLHIINEYGADAARLFTMFAAPPEKELEWNENGLAGSSRFLNRVWRMVVENKGYFETGSIDLEKVSKADKNVIMKLHQTIKKVTASIEDNYHFNTSIAANMELINELQDFKANILDNGETTSESKKVFTETVRTMIIMLSPFAPHITDELWAELGETGHLFEMAWPTHVEELTISDDVQIGVQVNGKLRATLDVSRTITKEELEALALAAPNVIKFTEGKTIVKKIVVPGRIVNIVVK; encoded by the coding sequence ATGAGAGAATATATGTTTAATGAAATTGAAAAGAACTTGCAAAAAACATGGGACGGGAAAAAAATATTTGAAACAAAGAATAAAGTTGAGGGAAAAGAAAATTATTATGTGTTAGAGATGTTGCCGTTCCCATCAGGGAAACTGCATATGGGACATGTAAGAAATTATACTATAGGTGATGTAATCGCCAGATATAAAACAATGAAAGGTTATAACGTCCTTCATCCAATGGGATGGGATTCGTTTGGGCTGCCTGCAGAAAATGCAGCTATTCAAAATGGTGCACATCCAGCTGAATGGACGGTAAAGAATATAGAATATATGAAGGACCAGTTAAAGATGTTAGGACTTTCGTATGACTGGGATAGGGAGATAGCTTCTTATAAGCCGGATTATTATAAGTGGAATCAATGGATCTTTAAAAAGATGTATGAAAATGATTTGGTTTATAGAAAAAAATCTACAGTTAACTGGTGTCCGAAGTGTGATACGGTATTAGCCAATGAACAGGTAGAAGATGGTAAGTGCTGGAGACATGGAGACACAGATGTAATTCAAAAAGATTTAACACAGTGGTTCTTTAAGATAACTAAATATGCAGATGAATTATTAAAGGGACACCAAGAGATAAAAGAAGGGTGGCCGGAAAAGGTAATTACTATGCAGAAAAACTGGATAGGAAAATCTTTTGGTACTGAGATATCTTTTAATTTAGAAGGATCTGAGGAGAAATTACCGATGTTTACCACTAGGATAGATACTTTATATGGTGTAACATATTGTGTAATAGCTCCGGAACATCCGATGGTAGCAGAGATTTTGGCTGAAAAACCTGAGATCAAAGATACGGTAGAAGCTATGAAAAATGAAGATATGATAGCTAGAACTGCAGAAGGGAAAGAAAAGAATGGAGTGTTTACAGGAAGATACCTGATCAACCCAATAAATGGTGAGAAAGTGGAACTTTGGATAGCGGATTATGTACTTATGAACTATGGAACGGGAGCTGTTATGGCTGTACCTGCTCATGATGAAAGAGACTTTGCCTTTGCGAAGAAATATGATCTTCCTATGAAAGTGGTAATAAACCCAATAGAGAAGAAAACTAAAAAAGAGATAAAAATAGATGTAAAAGAGATGGAAGATGCATTTGTTGGGAAAGGGATAATGACAAATTCTGATAAATTTGATGGTATACCTTCTAAAGAAGCACTGACTAAAGTAGCGGAACATGTAGAGGAGCTAGGATTTGGAGAAAGAACAGTAAAATACAGGTTAAAAGATTGGGGAGTATCCAGACAAAGATATTGGGGAACTCCTATTCCGGCTATATACTGCGATAAATGTGGAATAGTAATGGAATCAGATGAAAATCTGCCTGTTAAACTGCCTATGGATATTAAATTCTCAGGAAATGGAAATCCATTGGAAACTTCAGAAGAATTTAAAAATGCAACTTGTCCAACGTGTGGAGGAGCTGCCAAAAGAGAAACTGACACAATGGATACCTTTGTAGATTCATCTTGGTATTACTTAAGATATTGTGATCCAAAAAATACAGATCTACCAATCGATAAAAATATAGCTGACAGCTGGTCTCCTGTAGATCAATATATTGGAGGAGTAGAACATGCTGTAATGCATCTGTTGTATTCTAGATTCTTCCATAAAGTTCTTAGAGATATGGGATTATTATCTACGGATGAGCCTTTTAAGAGATTATTGACTCAAGGAATGGTATTGGGACCGTCATACTATGAAAAGAGTACAGGAACATATCTATTCCCGAACGAAACTGAGACAAAGGATGAAAAATTTTATTCTAAAACTACAGGTGAAGAGTTAGTTGTTAAGGTAGAAAAGATGTCTAAATCTAAAAATAATGGGGTAGATCCGTTACATATAATTAATGAATATGGAGCAGATGCTGCCAGATTATTTACAATGTTTGCTGCACCACCGGAAAAAGAGTTAGAGTGGAATGAAAATGGATTAGCTGGATCATCTAGATTCTTAAATAGAGTCTGGAGAATGGTTGTGGAAAATAAAGGATATTTTGAAACTGGAAGTATAGATTTAGAGAAAGTTTCTAAAGCCGATAAAAATGTGATTATGAAGTTACACCAGACGATTAAAAAAGTAACTGCATCTATCGAGGATAACTATCACTTCAATACCTCTATTGCGGCTAATATGGAACTTATAAATGAGTTACAGGATTTTAAAGCGAATATATTAGATAATGGAGAAACAACCAGTGAATCTAAAAAGGTATTTACAGAAACTGTAAGAACTATGATAATCATGTTATCGCCATTTGCTCCTCATATTACCGATGAATTATGGGCAGAATTAGGAGAAACAGGTCACCTGTTTGAGATGGCTTGGCCTACTCATGTGGAAGAACTGACTATCTCTGATGATGTACAGATCGGTGTTCAGGTGAATGGTAAACTGAGAGCAACTTTGGATGTTTCTAGAACTATTACAAAGGAAGAATTAGAAGCTTTAGCTTTAGCGGCTCCTAATGTGATTAAGTTTACAGAGGGGAAAACTATAGTTAAAAAGATAGTCGTTCCAGGAAGAATAGTGAATATAGTAGTAAAATAA
- a CDS encoding sigma-70 family RNA polymerase sigma factor: MGERARFEVTEEILEEAKSGNEEAVGMVVENYRGFVMMNAKNYFLLGAERDDLIQEGMIGLLKAIRAYDTEKAASFKTFATICVKRQIITAIKKANSNKNKALNTSIGIENENKETNREIEYFRGLKSYQSYNPEELALSKEQMNGLKTYLERKLSPLETSVFRYMVKGYPYKEIAEKMGEKVKAVDNAIQRIKRKSELWLDTYKGLS; the protein is encoded by the coding sequence TTGGGAGAGAGAGCGAGATTTGAAGTTACTGAAGAAATATTAGAGGAAGCAAAAAGTGGAAATGAGGAAGCTGTAGGGATGGTAGTGGAAAACTATAGAGGTTTTGTTATGATGAATGCCAAGAACTATTTTTTACTGGGTGCTGAAAGAGACGATCTTATTCAAGAAGGAATGATTGGACTATTAAAGGCTATTAGAGCATATGATACTGAGAAGGCTGCGTCATTTAAAACTTTTGCCACGATTTGTGTGAAAAGGCAGATAATTACGGCTATAAAAAAAGCCAACTCCAACAAGAATAAAGCGTTGAATACATCTATTGGTATAGAAAATGAAAATAAAGAGACCAATAGAGAGATAGAATATTTTAGGGGACTAAAGTCTTATCAATCCTATAACCCGGAAGAACTGGCCCTGTCTAAGGAGCAGATGAATGGATTGAAAACTTATTTAGAGAGAAAGTTGAGTCCGCTGGAAACTTCTGTTTTTAGATATATGGTGAAGGGATATCCCTATAAAGAGATTGCGGAAAAAATGGGTGAAAAAGTAAAGGCAGTTGATAATGCCATCCAAAGGATAAAAAGAAAAAGTGAGTTATGGCTGGATACATATAAAGGATTAAGTTAG
- the rlmB gene encoding 23S rRNA (guanosine(2251)-2'-O)-methyltransferase RlmB: MEKIIGINAVNEAIESNVNIEYIEIFTGVRPEQVAKLKTKASKKNIIVKTGKKKIENSQGVVAYISDYDYYITFKEFLESAVKEEKSTVLILDGVQDPRNFGALIRSAEIFGVKGIIIPERNSVKINETVVKTSTGAIEHVSIIKVKNIAETIDQLKKYDFWIYGAEGSAKKYYHEENYPAKTALVLGSEGFGIRKKVKEHCDILIKIPMKGKINSLNVSVAGGILLSEISKNR; the protein is encoded by the coding sequence ATGGAAAAAATAATAGGGATCAACGCTGTAAATGAAGCGATAGAATCTAATGTAAATATTGAATATATAGAGATATTTACAGGAGTTAGACCTGAACAGGTAGCTAAGCTGAAAACTAAAGCCAGCAAGAAAAATATAATCGTCAAGACAGGTAAGAAAAAGATTGAAAATTCTCAGGGAGTAGTGGCTTATATAAGTGACTATGACTACTATATAACGTTTAAAGAGTTTTTGGAAAGCGCTGTGAAGGAAGAAAAGTCTACTGTACTTATCCTAGATGGTGTACAGGATCCTAGAAATTTTGGTGCACTTATCAGGAGTGCAGAAATTTTTGGTGTGAAGGGAATAATAATACCAGAAAGAAATTCAGTAAAGATAAATGAAACTGTGGTAAAAACATCTACAGGAGCTATCGAACATGTTAGTATCATTAAGGTAAAAAACATAGCTGAAACAATTGATCAGTTAAAAAAATACGATTTCTGGATCTATGGTGCAGAAGGGAGTGCAAAAAAATATTATCACGAGGAAAACTATCCTGCTAAAACAGCCTTAGTTTTAGGTAGTGAAGGATTTGGTATAAGGAAGAAGGTAAAAGAGCATTGCGATATTTTAATAAAAATACCTATGAAAGGTAAGATAAACTCATTGAATGTGTCGGTTGCAGGTGGAATTCTACTATCGGAGATATCAAAAAATCGATAA